One part of the bacterium genome encodes these proteins:
- the secG gene encoding preprotein translocase subunit SecG, with amino-acid sequence MFTFISVIHIIACVSLILIVLLQVGKGADIASMFGGAGTQSLFGTSSETFMTKLTTAMAIIFVLTSISLSFMWISHYSGTSIVKKEGIKQVEAEAVKEEAVDKETEK; translated from the coding sequence ATGTTTACGTTTATAAGTGTAATCCATATTATAGCCTGTGTAAGTCTGATTTTAATTGTTCTCCTTCAGGTGGGAAAAGGAGCAGATATTGCCAGTATGTTTGGCGGAGCAGGTACTCAATCTCTATTTGGAACAAGTTCTGAGACATTTATGACAAAGCTCACCACAGCAATGGCTATAATCTTTGTTCTCACGTCCATCTCCTTGAGCTTTATGTGGATTTCTCATTACAGCGGTACTTCCATAGTGAAAAAGGAAGGTATAAAGCAGGTAGAAGCTGAAGCTGTAAAAGAAGAAGCCGTTGATAAAGAAACAGAGAAGTAA